TCTTTCCGGAAGGATCGCGGTCGGAAGATAATCATATCAGGCGATTCCATAAAGGCGCATTTTACCTGGCCGAACATTTCCAGTTGGATATTGTGCCTGTTGTCATACATGGCAATTCAGAAGTGCTGCCCAAAGGCGATTTTGTCATTAATGACGGGGAACTTACCGTTCATATATTGGATCGGATTACGCCTGATGCTCCCGAATTTGGAATCCATTATGCAGAACGTACCAAGAAAATCAGCACCTTTTTTAAGGAAACCTACCGAAACATACGGGCTGCATCAGAAGGTGTTTCGTATTTCCGTAAAATGATACTACACAGTTTTGCGTATAAAGAACGTGAAATTATAACATCCGTAAAAAATACGATAGACCGAAAGTTGGAATTAGGCTATCGGCTGAATATTCAGATTGGTGGCAAAGCAAAAATACTTCACATCGCAGATGATCATGGAGAACTGGATGTATTATTGGCATTACAGGAACCGCAACGTAAACTGTTTACTGTTATCCGGAATAGGGAGAAAAGGGACGTAGCCGAAACAAATTATATTACCCGGAAACGATCAATCGTTTATACTGATACACTTCCTGAAAGTGGCAGCGGATACGATGTGTTGTTGATTTCAACCCCGGAAGTGCCCGATAGCGAATTTCTGGCTACCTTTAAGCAGGTGATCCGAATTACAAATGACGGGATCGATTTTAAAATTAATTAAGTATAATTGCAGCTATGGTGTTGAACGCTACTGCAGACCCAAATGAAAATGAGCCTACTGTGAAAAAGGAATATGATGTAGTGGTAATAGGAAGTGGCCTTGGTGGATTGGTCTCTGCGATCATTCTGGCAAAAGAAGGCTATCGCGTAGGTGTGCTTGAAAAAAACAATCAGTTTGGAGGCAACCTTCAGACATTTGTTCGAGACAAGACCATTTTCGATACCGGAATCCATTATATTGGCGGATTGGAAAAAGGACAGAATCTGTACCAGTACTTCAAGTATATCGGTATTATGGATGACCTGAAATTGCACAAGATGGATACCGATGCATATGATGTTGTTTCGTTTGGTGATGACCCTACGGCCTATCCACATGCACAGGGATACGAAAATTTTGTAGCGCAATTACTGCCCTATTTTCCCGAGGAGAAAAAAGCACTGGAAGCCTATTGTCAGGAATTGCGGAGGATCTGCGATTCTTTTCCACTTTACAACCTGAATTTCGGTGGAGGTTACAGTGAAGAATTACTATCTATAAATACGAGTGAATTTTTAAATGCGTTGACGTCCAATGTCAAATTGCGAGCGGTCCTGGCAGGTTCTAACTTCCTGTATGCCGGGATTGAAGATAAAACGCCTTTATATGTACATGCCCTATCCGTGAATTCTTATATTCAAAGTGCCTGGCGTTGTATAAATGGAGGAAGCCAGATCACGAAACAGCTCATCAAACAGCTCAAAAAATACGGAGGCGAAGTACACAAATACAAGGAAGTTACTGGATTTGGTTTTGAGGGCGAGGAGTTAGTTTCTGCAAAGGTAAACGGTACCGAAGAAGTGTTTGGCAAAATTTTTATTTCAAATATCGAACCCAAAACGACACTGCAGATGATTGGGCCAGACAAATTTAGAAAACCTTTTTATAAACGTGTCCAGGGACTGGAAACAGTACCGTCTGCTTTTAGTTTATATATTGTATTTAAACCCGAAGGCTTTCCCTATTTCAATCATAATTATTACCATTTCAAAGAAAGTGCCGAAGTTTGGAAGGCCAACGATTATACCGAAGACACCTGGCCAAAGGCCTTTATGGTTTCGATGAATATAGGCGCTAAAACAGAACAGTGGGCAGAAAGCATGACAGCGATTACCTATATGAATTTTGAAGATGTACAAGAATGGGAAGCTACCGAAAATACTACGGCAAAGGCCAAGGATAGAGGAGCAGGGTATGAAGCATTTAAGGAAAAGAAAATAGAAAAGTTCCTGAAAAGCCTGGAGCTTAAATTTCCGGGTATACGGGAGACCATACGATCGGTGCATGCCTCAACACCATTATCGTACCGGGATTATATTGGAGGGCATCGGGGCAATCTTTACGGGTATATTAAAGATTCCCATAATCCCATGAAGACCTTTATTACGCCACGGACCAAAGTACCCAACTTGTTCCTGACCGGACAAAGTATTAGTATGCATGGTGTATTGGGCGTAACGATTGGTGCCGTAGTTACCTGTTCCGAAATTGTAGGTAAAGAATACCTGATTAATAAGATTAATGCGGAAGTGCAAACGGCAT
The Flavobacterium kingsejongi genome window above contains:
- a CDS encoding NAD(P)/FAD-dependent oxidoreductase, encoding MVLNATADPNENEPTVKKEYDVVVIGSGLGGLVSAIILAKEGYRVGVLEKNNQFGGNLQTFVRDKTIFDTGIHYIGGLEKGQNLYQYFKYIGIMDDLKLHKMDTDAYDVVSFGDDPTAYPHAQGYENFVAQLLPYFPEEKKALEAYCQELRRICDSFPLYNLNFGGGYSEELLSINTSEFLNALTSNVKLRAVLAGSNFLYAGIEDKTPLYVHALSVNSYIQSAWRCINGGSQITKQLIKQLKKYGGEVHKYKEVTGFGFEGEELVSAKVNGTEEVFGKIFISNIEPKTTLQMIGPDKFRKPFYKRVQGLETVPSAFSLYIVFKPEGFPYFNHNYYHFKESAEVWKANDYTEDTWPKAFMVSMNIGAKTEQWAESMTAITYMNFEDVQEWEATENTTAKAKDRGAGYEAFKEKKIEKFLKSLELKFPGIRETIRSVHASTPLSYRDYIGGHRGNLYGYIKDSHNPMKTFITPRTKVPNLFLTGQSISMHGVLGVTIGAVVTCSEIVGKEYLINKINAEVQTA